In Mercurialis annua linkage group LG5, ddMerAnnu1.2, whole genome shotgun sequence, a single genomic region encodes these proteins:
- the LOC126683501 gene encoding uncharacterized protein LOC126683501 translates to MDLPELWAIFGPGVAGAVFGAGWWFWVDAVVCSAVKISFVHYLPGIFASIAALMFNCVRKEDIDYSPYEEGEWRLKLWLFFAYVVSFVSLAASVGLLIQDSLVKSGPSVWAGTAGVLQCVSVLISGLIYWTSHSE, encoded by the exons ATGGACTTACCGGAGTTATGGGCGATCTTCGGTCCAGGAGTAGCAGGAGCTGTATTTGGAGCCGGTTGGTGGTTTTGGGTTGACGCCGTTGTTTGTAGCGCCGTTAAAATTTCATTTGTTCATTACCTTCCTG ggatATTTGCATCTATTGCAGCTTTGATGTTTAATTGTGTTAGGAAGGAAGATATTGACTACTCTCCATATGAAGAAGGCGAGTGGCG ATTGAAGCTTTGGCTTTTCTTTGCTTACGTGGTATCCTTCGTTTCTCTAGCGGCATCAGTGGGCTTATTAATACAAGATTCACTCGTCAAATCTGGGCCTTCAGTATGGGCAGGAACTGCAGGTGTATTGCAATGTGTATCTGTGTTGATAAG TGGGCTAATTTATTGGACTTCGCACTCGGAATGA
- the LOC126682947 gene encoding uncharacterized protein LOC126682947, translated as MTSMDIDSPATPSMAITPVFPTNNNEEPISEEQPNKRRRKKSIVWDHFTIETVDAGCMRACCKQCKKSFAYITGKKLAGTSHLKRHIALGICPVSRQNNEALQQSTPGAKTDPPKRRYRTSPVFGGIPFDQDRCNQEVAKMIIQHDYPLHIVEHPAFIDFVRSLQPQYNMVSFNTIQGECVSVYLREKQSLSNLVNEIPGRVSLTLDLGTSNLNIGYAFITGHFIDNDWNIQRRVLNVVMLPFPDSDYALNQAVVSCLSDWHLENKLFTLTVDQSFSNETMTGNLRGLLSTRNPHKFNGQLLRGNCYARVLSRLAQDALGPMGDVVKRIRESVKYVKTSETHDEKFAELRHRLQVPSTKELVIDDQSKWNTTYQMLVAACELKEVFACLDTSDPLYKINPSMDDWKHVEILCTYLKILYDAATILTGPTYPPANAFYHEVSKVQLELTHAAASQDPFVSNLTRPLREKFDQYWKECFLVLAIAVVMDPRFKMKLVEFSFRRIFGEENAGVWIKMVDDGIHELFLEYLPPSLSVPTSYMDTRHESISHAEMFQEIPPEAVASQEARFEEPPLQVVHPAHVAPEEGKPEGATFEELQHEEVTPQVQPKEEPLYDISPQVLHHEVVQQEMHIQEVDMGTHEVPVQYMATEEASMQYMQNEEVPVQEMQTEEVHVQQMQTEEVHVQQMQTEVHVQETQAEEVPVQETQTEEMHVREMQTEEVHVRDMQTEEVPVREMQTEEVPVREMHTEEVPVREMQTEEVPVREMQTEEVPVREMQTEEVPVRDMQTEEVPVREMQTEEMPVQEMQTEEVPVQEMQTEEVPVQEMQTEEVPVQEMQIEEVPVQEMPSQEASVQEMQTDEVPVQKIPSQEASVQEMESQEVPKKQETDKEVSAKGILTRAESAHEMQTQEESSHGMPSQEASVQEMESQEVPKQQDTDKEVSAKDIPTRAESAHEMQTQEESSHEMQTQEVQIQEINAKEEPTQEMHAQEVPTEEILSNGQDEQMHLEGRQNGERHPQGELGEEIDPQEHVEEIDPQEHGEEIDPQEQSEEIDPQEQSEEIDPQKQSEEIDPQESEEIDPQESEEIDPQEQSEEIDPQEQSEEIYPQEQSKEIDSQQHTDEMHLQEEQIEVMHPLEGPTEEMHPQEEQTEEMQPQEEQTGEMQPQEEQTGEMQPQEEQTEEMHPQEEQTEEMHPQEEQTEEMHPQGEQPEEMHPREEQPEEMHPREKQTGEMHPQEGQTGEMHPQEGQTGEMHPQEGQTGEMRPQEGQTGEMHPQEGQTGEMHPQEERTEEIQPQEMHPQEEQTEEMQPREMHLCGQSHDMHNAEALILEMHPSETHNQVMHQPEEENQMMHHPETENLVHHPEIESQVMHPPDAENQVMHHPEEENRMIHHPETENQVMHPPEEENQVMQTLEAENQVMHAPEAENQVRHAPEAENQARHHPEPENLMMDPSEAQTQEMQPPEAQAQEMQPLEAQNQHIHSQEAETPELQPQEAQSNDMRFQEVQIYEANHQDVSSQGLHPEQVQFHEARHHEMSGQEMHSQGLQTREMHYQSFSEEMQDHDVHTQDLPLLTIGDGLSDFEVYISEIANSQHLKSELDQYLDETLLPRVQDFDVLGWWKLNKLKYPILSKMAADILSIPVSTVAPESVFDTKNKKIDNYWSSLRPVTLEALVCAKDWLQGASSGSSLEVSNALVKMDF; from the exons ATGACGTCCATGGATATAGACTCTCCTGCAACTCCTAGTATGGCCATTACTCCCGTATTTCCTACTAATAACAATGAAGAACCCATTTCTGAGGAGCAGCCAAACAAACGTAGGAGAAAGAAGTCAATTGTCTGGGATCATTTCACAATTGAAACTGTTGATGCTGGTTGTATGAGGGCATGCTGCAAACAGTGCAAAAAATCATTTGCTTATATAACTGGTAAAAAGTTAGCCGGGACCAGTCACCTCAAGCGACATATTGCTTTGGGAATCTGCCCAGTCAGCCGTCAGAACAACGAAGCATTGCAGCAATCCACACCAGGTGCAAAAACTGATCCTCCGAAAAGACGTTACCGTACAAGTCCAGTATTTGGAGGCATCCCCTTTGATCAGGACCGTTGCAACCAGGAGGTAGCTAAGATGATTATACAGCATGACTATCCATTGCATATTGTGGAACATCCTGCTTTCATTGATTTTGTCCGGTCGCTTCAGCCCCAGTACAACATGGTGAGTTTCAACACTATTCAAGGAGAATGTGTGTCAGTGTACCTGAGGGAAAAGCAAAGCCTTTCGAACCTAGTTAATGAGATTCCTGGACGAGTCAGCCTTACATTAGACTTGGGGACTTCAAACCTTAATATTGGCTATGCTTTTATAACAGGGCACTTCATTGACAATGACTGGAATATACAGCGCCGAGTCCTTAATGTTGTGATGTTACCATTTCCAGATTCTGATTATGCCTTGAACCAAGCTGTTGTATCTTGTCTATCTGATTGGCATTTGGAGAACAAGCTGTTTACCCTTACGGTTGATCAATCGTTTTCAAATGAAACCATGACAGGAAATCTTAGAGGCCTTTTGTCTACCAGGAATCCACATAAATTCAATGGTCAATTATTGAGAGGCAATTGCTATGCTCGTGTATTAAGTCGTCTTGCACAAGATGCACTTGGACCAATGGGGGATGTTGTCAAAAGAATTCGTGAAAGTGTGAAGTATGTGAAAACCTCAGAAACACATGATGAGAAGTTTGCTGAGCTGAGGCACCGACTTCAAGTCCCTAGCACAAAAGAACTCGTAATTGATGATCAAAGCAAGTGGAACACAACTTACCAAATGCTGGTGGCTGCCTGTGAATTAAAGGAAGTATTTGCTTGCTTGGATACCAGTGACCCTCTGTACAAGATAAACCCATCAATGGATGATTGGAAGCATGTGGAAATTCTCTGTACATACTTGAAGATATTGTATGATGCAGCTACTATTTTAACAGGCCCAACATATCCACCTGCTAATGCATTTTACCATGAAGTATCCAAAGTCCAGTTAGAGCTGACACATGCAGCCGCGAGTCAGGACCCTTTTGTCAGCAATTTGACCAGACCTTTGAGAGAGAAGTTTGATCAATATTGGAAAGAATGCTTCCTTGTTTTGGCAATTGCCGTAGTCATGGATCCCAGGTTTAAAATGAAGCTTGTCGAGTTCAGTTTCCGTAGGATCTTTGGTGAGGAGAATGCTGGTGTGTGGATCAAGATGGTTGATGATGGGATTCATGAACTGTTTCTTGAATATCTTCCTCCAAGTCTATCTGTACCAACATCGTATATGGACACGCGGCATGAAAGCATCTCTCATGCAGAGATGTTTCAAGAAATTCCACCTGAAGCAGTAGCTTCCCAGGAAGCACGCTTTGAAGAACCGCCCCTTCAAGTAGTTCACCCTGCTCATGTAGCTCCTGAAGAAGGTAAACCTGAAGGGGCAACTTTTGAAGAACTACAGCATGAAGAAGTGACTCCTCAAGTACAACCTAAAGAAGAACCTCTATATGATATATCTCCTCAAGTGCTGCACCATGAAGTTGTCCAACAAGAGATGCACATTCAGGAG GTGGATATGGGTACTCATGAAGTGCCCGTGCAATATATGGCAACTGAGGAAGCGTCCATGCAATATATGCAGAATGAAGAAGTGCCTGTGCAAGAGATGCAAACTGAAGAAGTGCATGTGCAACAGATGCAAACTGAAGAAGTACATGTGCAACAGATGCAAACTGAAGTACATGTGCAAGAGACGCAAGCTGAGGAAGTGCCGGTGCAAGAGACGCAAACTGAAGAAATGCATGTGCGAGAGATGCAAACTGAAGAAGTGCATGTGCGGGATATGCAAACTGAGGAAGTGCCCGTGCGAGAGATGCAAACTGAGGAAGTGCCCGTGCGAGAGATGCATACTGAGGAAGTGCCCGTGCGAGAGATGCAAACTGAGGAAGTGCCCGTGCGAGAGATGCAAACTGAGGAAGTGCCCGTGCGAGAGATGCAAACTGAGGAAGTGCCCGTGCGAGATATGCAAACTGAGGAAGTGCCCGTGCGAGAGATGCAAACGGAGGAAATGCCCGTGCAAGAGATGCAAACGGAGGAAGTGCCCGTGCAAGAGATGCAAACGGAGGAAGTGCCCGTGCAAGAGATGCAAACTGAGGAAGTGCCCGTGCAAGAGATGCAAATTGAGGAAGTGCCCGTGCAAGAGATGCCCTCTCAAGAAGCGTCAGTGCAAGAGATGCAAACTGACGAAGTGCCCGTGCAAAAGATACCCTCTCAAGAAGCGTCAGTGCAAGAGATGGAATCTCAAGAAGTACCAAAGAAACAAGAGACAGATAAAGAAGTATCAGCAAAAGGTATACTAACTAGAGCAGAATCTGCTCATGAGATGCAGACTCAAGAAGAATCTTCTCATGGGATGCCCTCTCAAGAAGCCTCAGTGCAAGAGATGGAATCTCAAGAAGTACCAAAGCAACAAGACACAGATAAAGAAGTATCAGCAAAAGATATACCAACTAGAGCAGAATCTGCTCATGAGATGCAAACTCAAGAAGAATCTTCTCATGAGATGCAAACTCAAGAAGTTCAGATTCAAGAAATTAATGCTAAAGAAGAACCCACTCAAGAGATGCATGCTCAAGAAGTACCAACTGAAGAAATTCTCTCTAATGGACAGGATGAACAGATGCACTTGGAAGGAAGACAAAATGGAGAGAGGCATCCTCAGGGGGAACTGGGTGAAGAAATTGACCCTCAAGAACATGTTGAAGAGATTGACCCTCAAGAACATGGTGAAGAGATTGACCCTCAAGAACAGAGTGAAGAGATTGACCCTCAAGAACAGAGTGAAGAGATTGACCCTCAAAAACAGAGTGAAGAGATTGACCCTCAAGAGAGCGAAGAGATTGACCCTCAAGAGAGCGAAGAGATTGACCCTCAAGAACAGAGTGAAGAGATCGACCCACAAGAACAGAGTGAAGAGATCTATCCACAAGAACAGAGTAAAGAGATCGACTCTCAACAACACACTGATGAGATGCACCTACAAGAAGAGCAGATTGAAGTGATGCACCCACTAGAAGGGCCTACTGAAGAGATGCACCCACAAGAAGAGCAGACTGAAGAGATGCAACCACAAGAAGAGCAGACCGGAGAGATGCAACCACAAGAAGAGCAGACCGGAGAGATGCAACCACAAGAAGAGCAGACGGAAGAGATGCACCCACAAGAAGAGCAGACTGAAGAAATGCACCCACAAGAAGAGCAGACCGAAGAGATGCACCCACAAGGAGAGCAGCCCGAAGAGATGCACCCGCGAGAAGAGCAGCCCGAAGAGATGCACCCACGAGAAAAGCAGACAGGAGAGATGCACCCGCAAGAAGGGCAGACTGGAGAGATGCACCCGCAAGAAGGGCAGACTGGAGAGATGCACCCGCAAGAAGGGCAGACTGGAGAGATGCGCCCGCAAGAAGGGCAGACTGGAGAGATGCATCCTCAAGAAGGGCAGACTGGAGAGATGCACCCTCAAGAAGAGCGGACTGAAGAAATACAGCCTCAGGAGATGCACCCTCAAGAAGAGCAGACTGAAGAGATGCAGCCTCGGGAGATGCACCTTTGTGGACAGAGTCATGATATGCACAATGCGGAAGCGCTGATCCTGGAAATGCACCCTTCTGAAACGCATAACCAGGTGATGCACCAGCCTGAAGAAGAGAACCAGATGATGCACCACCCTGAAACAGAGAACCTGGTGCATCACCCTGAAATTGAGAGCCAGGTGATGCACCCCCCTGATGCAGAGAACCAGGTGATGCACCACCCTGAAGAAGAGAACCGGATGATACACCACCCTGAAACAGAGAACCAGGTGATGCACCCCCCTGAAGAAGAGAACCAAGTGATGCAGACCCTTGAAGCAGAAAACCAGGTGATGCACGCCCCTGAAGCAGAAAACCAGGTGAGGCACGCTCCTGAAGCAGAAAACCAGGCGAGGCATCATCCAGAACCTGAGAACCTGATGATGGACCCTTCTGAAGCACAGACCCAAGAGATGCAACCTCCAGAAGCACAGGCCCAAGAGATGCAACCTCTAGAAGCACAGAATCAACACATTCACTCTCAAGAAGCAGAAACTCCTGAGCTGCAACCTCAAGAAGCACAATCTAATGATATGCGCTTTCAAGAAGTACAGATCTATGAGGCAAACCATCAAGATGTTTCAAGTCAAGGCTTGCACCCTGAACAAGTGCAGTTCCATGAGGCACGCCATCATGAAATGTCTGGCCAAGAGATGCATTCTCAAGGATTACAGACTCGAGAAATGCACTATCAGTCATTCTCTGAAGAGATGCAGGATCATGATGTACACACGCAAGATCTACCTCTGCTTACTATTGGAGATGGACTTTCAGATTTTGAGGTATACATATCTGAGATTGCAAATAGCCAGCATCTTAAATCTGAACTGGATCAGTATCTAGATGAGACGCTTTTGCCTCGGGTGCAAGATTTTGATGTACTGGGTTGGTGGAAGCTAAACAAGCTCAAGTACCCAATTCTGTCCAAGATGGCTGCTGATATTTTGTCAATACCGGTATCTACTGTTGCTCCAGAATCCGTGTTTGACACTAAAAATAAGAAGATAGATAATTACTGGAGTTCATTGCGACCCGTGACACTTGAAGCCCTTGTTTGTGCTAAGGATTGGCTCCAAGGCGCATCCTCAGGATCATCATTGGAGGTATCTAATGCACTTGtgaaaatggacttttag
- the LOC126679848 gene encoding pentatricopeptide repeat-containing protein At2g13600, which translates to MSSHGFVRKIIGDLSFIDSSPFAKLLDSCLKSKSLQDTRRIHARIIKTQFACEVFIQNRLIDVYGKNGSLDDAGKVFDKMPERNIFSWNAVISIFVKWGFLDEGARLFASMPEPDQISWNSIIAGFAQHDRLEDALFYFVRMHKEGFVLNEYTFGSGLSACSGLKDLRMGTQIHGLMLKSQFLLDVYMGSALVDTYAKCGFVDYAQRVFDSMMDRNIVSWNSLITCYEQNGPAREALDIFVRMMESGFEPDEVTLASVVSACASLAAVKPGLEIHACVVKRDRLRNDLILSNALVDMYAKCGRTNEARCVFDRMQIRNVVSETSMVSGYAKAASVKAARLLFTKMMEKNVVSWNALIAGYTQNGENEEALGLYRMLKIEGIFPTHYTFGNLLNACANLADLQLGRQAHAHVLKHGFQFLISEESDVFVGNALIDMYLKCGSVEAGRQVFENIAERDIVSWNAMIVGYAQNGYGAEALGFFSKMLASGEKPDHITMIGALCACSHAGLVQEGRHYFFSMTEKYGLEPSKDHYTCMVDLLGRAGCLDEAKSLIETMPMQPDAVVWGSLLGACKVHNNINLGEYVAEKLLNIDPTNSGPYVLLSNMYAELGRRKDVVSVRRLMKHRGVVKQPGCSWIEILGNWHVFMVKDKRHPQKEEIYLLLQMLINQMKQTGNVLKDTNGFLEAYEEQSETEVGFFYQMETPVDVAVV; encoded by the coding sequence ATGAGTAGTCATGGTTTCGTTAGAAAAATCATTGGTgatctttcttttattgattccTCGCCCTTTGCCAAACTCTTGGATTCATGTCTCAAATCCAAGTCTTTACAGGACACACGTCGTATACACGCTCGCATTATCAAAACCCAGTTCGCCTGTGAAGTTTTTATCCAGAACAGACTCATTGATGTTTATGGGAAAAATGGAAGTTTGGATGATGCGGgtaaagtgttcgataaaatgcCTGAGAGAAACATTTTCAGTTGGAATGCCGTTATTAGCATTTTTGTGAAATGGGGTTTCCTTGATGAGGGTGCGAGACTATTTGCTTCTATGCCTGAGCCTGATCAAATCTCGTGGAATTCGATTATTGCCGGGTTTGCACAGCATGATCGGTTGGAAGAtgctttgttttattttgttcgTATGCATAAGGAAGGTTTTGTGCTTAATGAATATACTTTTGGTAGTGGTCTTAGTGCTTGTTCAGGGTTAAAGGACTTGAGAATGGGCACCCAAATTCATGGGTTGATGTTGAAGTCGCAGTTTTTATTGGATGTTTATATGGGCTCGGCTCTTGTTGATACATATGCTAAATGTGGGTTTGTGGATTATGCTCAAAGGGTTTTTGATAGTATGATGGATAGGAACATTGTTTCTTGGAATAGCTTGATTACATGTTATGAACAAAATGGTCCAGCCAGGGAAGCTTTGGATATTTTTGTGCGGATGATGGAAAGTGGGTTTGAACCGGATGAGGTTACTTTGGCTAGTGTAGTCAGCGCTTGTGCTAGCTTGGCAGCTGTTAAACCAGGTTTAGAAATTCATGCTTGTGTTGTTAAACGTGACAGACTTAGGAATGATCTTATTTTAAGCAATGCGTTGGTTGATATGTATGCAAAATGTGGCAGAACTAATGAAGCTAGATGTGTTTTTGATAGGATGCAAATTAGGAATGTTGTGTCTGAAACCTCAATGGTGAGTGGTTATGCAAAGGCTGCAAGTGTTAAGGCTGCAAGATTGTTGTTTACAAAGATGATGGAGAAAAATGTAGTCTCTTGGAACGCCCTTATTGCAGGGTACACACAAAATGGAGAGAATGAAGAGGCACTCGGACTCTACCGCATGCTAAAGATAGAAGGTATCTTCCCAACTCATTACACCTTCGGGAACCTATTGAATGCCTGTGCAAATCTTGCTGATCTGCAACTTGGCAGACAGGCACACGCCCATGTTCTGAAACATGGATTTCAGTTTCTAATTAGTGAAGAATCTGATGTTTTTGTTGGGAATGCACTTATAGACATGTACCTTAAATGTGGATCAGTTGAGGCAGGGCGTCAAGTTTTTGAAAACATAGCGGAAAGAGATATTGTCTCATGGAATGCCATGATAGTAGGGTACGCACAAAATGGTTATGGGGCGGAGGCCCTTGGGTTCTTCAGTAAAATGTTGGCATCTGGAGAAAAACCGGACCATATAACCATGATAGGCGCTTTATGTGCATGTAGTCATGCAGGTCTTGTGCAAGAGGGTCGTCATTACTTTTTCTCGATGACAGAGAAATATGGTTTGGAACCATCGAAGGACCATTATACATGCATGGTTGATCTATTGGGACGTGCCGGTTGCCTCGATGAGGCCAAAAGCTTGATAGAAACAATGCCCATGCAGCCTGATGCTGTCGTTTGGGGGTCATTGCTTGGCGCTTGTAAAGTTCATAACAACATTAACTTAGGGGAGTATGTAGCAGAGAAGCTCTTGAACATTGACCCCACAAATTCAGGACCATACGTCCTCCTCTCAAATATGTATGCTGAACTGGGCAGACGGAAGGATGTCGTAAGCGTAAGAAGATTGATGAAGCATCGGGGAGTTGTCAAACAGCCTGGTTGCAGCTGGATTGAGATACTGGGAAATTGGCATGTTTTCATGGTGAAAGATAAAAGACATCCTCAGAAAGAGGAGATTTATTTGCTCTTACAAATGCTTATCAATCAGATGAAGCAAACTGGAAATGTGTTGAAAGATACTAACGGTTTTCTTGAGGCTTATGAGGAACAAAGTGAAACAGAAGTAGGATTCTTTTACCAAATGGAAACACCAGTAGATGTTGCTGTCGTTTAA
- the LOC126682501 gene encoding cucumber peeling cupredoxin-like has product MGIRRCINGVGIGLVMAVLMQCAWAQTVHVVGDGIGWTIPSNGAAGYTDWATSKTFSVGDTLLFNFATNAHDVQRVPKASFDACSDANAIGDLITTGPVNITLATAGDHYYICTFSQHCQLGQKLAITVSSSPPGSSPAPPTTPTPTTPTTPSLENNVPTADCPTSDPPTAGGPGGQNSNPRTMGPTTSPPGSASSKVLAGVSVSAVAVILGLMFN; this is encoded by the exons ATGGGAATTCGAAGGTGTATTAATGGCGTAGGTATTGGTTTAGTTATGGCTGTTTTAATGCAGTGTGCATGGGCACAGACAGTGCATGTTGTTGGAGATGGGATAGGTTGGACTATTCCTAGTAATGGTGCTGCTGGTTACACCGACTGGGCTACTTCCAAGACTTTCTCTGTTGGAGATACCTTGC TGTTCAACTTCGCCACCAATGCTCACGATGTACAGCGGGTTCCGAAAGCATCATTCGATGCATGCAGTGATGCAAACGCTATAGGAGATTTGATCACCACCGGACCTGTCAACATCACTCTCGCCACCGCCGGCGATCACTACTATATTTGTACATTCTCTCAGCACTGTCAACTTGGCCAGAAACTAGCCATCACTGTCTCCTCATCACCGCCAGGCTCCTCTCCAGCTCCTCCCACCACGCCCACTCCGACCACTCCTACTACACCGTCTCTGGAAAACAATGTCCCCACTGCCGATTGCCCTACATCGGATCCACCAACAGCTGGTGGACCCGGAGGCCAGAATAGTAACCCAAGGACTATGGGTCCCACCACTTCTCCTCCAGGCTCTGCATCTTCTAAGGTGCTTGCTGGTGTATCAGTGTCTGCAGTAGCTGTTATTTTGGGTTTGATGTTTAATTAG
- the LOC126680818 gene encoding glucan endo-1,3-beta-glucosidase 14 has translation MASSSFFLRLLFVSSLIFSIASTGQAFTGTYGVNYGRIADNLPSPTSVVTLLRAAKINNIRIYDANQDVLKAFKNSGIGIIVGLGNEFLKEMSIGEDRTMNWIKTNVEPFLPGTKIVGIAVGNEILGGGDHELWEVLLPATKNVYSSLQRLGLEKKIEVSSPHSEAVFANSYPPSACVFKEDVLIYMKPLLQFFSQIDSPFYINAYPFLAYKSDPEHIDVNYALFKSNPGIVDPKSNLHYDNMFDAQVDAAYYALEKAGFGKTEVIVSETGWASRGDDDEAGANLQNAKTYNKNLRKKLTKKKGTPYRPKSPVRAYVFALFNENLKPGPTSERNFGLFKPDGSIAYDIGFTGLRDSSAVSSLLRLKGGGGAFGWMGSSWALVLATCTAVLLLLSAS, from the exons ATGGCTtcctcttctttctttcttaggCTTCTCTTCGTCTCATCTCTCATCTTCTCTATTG CTTCGACAGGGCAGGCATTCACAGGAACATATGGAGTAAACTATGGCAGAATAGCAGACAATTTACCATCACCAACAAGTGTGGTAACACTTCTACGAGCTGCAAAGATTAACAACATTAGAATCTACGACGCCAATCAAGACGTTCTCAAAGCTTTCAAAAATTCAGGCATCGGCATAATCGTCGGACTCGGCAATGAGTTTCTCAAAGAAATGAGCATTGGCGAGGACCGAACCATGAACTGGATCAAAACCAACGTAGAGCCATTCCTTCCAGGAACTAAAATCGTCGGAATCGCAGTCGGAAACGAAATCTTAGGCGGAGGAGATCACGAACTGTGGGAAGTTCTCCTCCCGGCCACGAAAAACGTGTACTCTTCGCTTCAAAGACTCGGTCTCGAAAAGAAAATCGAAGTTTCGAGTCCACATTCCGAAGCAGTTTTCGCCAATTCGTATCCACCTTCGGCTTGTGTATTCAAAGAAGATGTTCTTATTTACATGAAACCGCTTCTACAATTCTTCTCACAGATCGACTCGCCATTTTACATAAACGCATACCCGTTTCTCGCTTACAAGAGCGATCCTGAGCACATCGACGTAAACTACGCGCTTTTCAAATCAAACCCCGGAATTGTCGATCCAAAGTCGAATCTGCATTATGATAACATGTTCGATGCTCAAGTTGATGCAGCTTATTACGCGCTCGAAAAGGCGGGATTTGGTAAAACCGAAGTTATAGTTTCGGAAACTGGCTGGGCGTCTCGGGGAGATGATGATGAAGCGGGTGCTAATCTGCAAAATGCGAAGACGTATAACAAGAATTTGAGGAAAAAGCTGACTAAGAAAAAGGGTACTCCGTATAGGCCGAAAAGTCCTGTTAGAGCTTATGTGTTTGCTTTGTTTAATGAGAATTTGAAGCCGGGGCCAACTTCCGAGAGGAATTTCGGATTGTTTAAGCCTGACGGGAGTATTGCGTACGATATTGGATTCACCGGACTTAGAGATTCGTCTGCAGTCTCATCTCTTCTTCGTTTGAAG GGTGGTGGTGGAGCTTTTGGTTGGATGGGTTCTTCTTGGGCATTAGTTCTTGCAACTTGTACAGCAGTTCTGCTATTACTTTCAGCTTCATGA